From a single Ensifer adhaerens genomic region:
- a CDS encoding 2-polyprenyl-6-methoxyphenol hydroxylase: protein MQAERKALVIGGGIAGMSAAIALRQAGLSVDVCDRDPHWKVYGAGITITGPTLRAMGRLGVLDEVLRQGYAADGIDVCAVDGRKLSTIDTRSAALGGIPSAGGILRPTLHSIISARLLTLEPTMMLGVTVETLENEADHVNIVFSTGKSARYDLVVGADGIYSQTRQQIFPDAPRPHYAGQYCWRLMMPRHPDIKRRTFFLGGQGKVGLNPVSPESMYMFYVEAQPEPIWRDETKQHLLLADLLSPYGGVLKDVREGLTASSQIVCRPLETVFVGEDWTKERTVLIGDAAHATTPQLASGAGMGIEDGLVLGEEIGRNADIAAGLSAFMARRYDRCKLVVDSSLEISRLEREQAPPAAQTAVVEKALATLNEEF from the coding sequence ATGCAGGCTGAACGCAAGGCTCTCGTCATTGGCGGCGGCATCGCTGGCATGTCCGCAGCGATTGCGCTTCGGCAGGCGGGTCTGTCGGTCGATGTCTGCGACCGCGATCCGCACTGGAAGGTTTACGGCGCGGGGATCACCATCACCGGGCCGACCCTTCGCGCCATGGGCCGGCTGGGCGTTCTGGATGAGGTTCTGCGCCAGGGCTATGCGGCGGACGGTATCGATGTCTGCGCGGTCGACGGGCGCAAACTTTCGACCATCGATACGCGCAGCGCTGCGCTTGGGGGCATCCCGAGCGCCGGCGGCATCCTGCGCCCGACGCTCCACAGCATCATTTCGGCCCGTTTGCTGACGCTGGAGCCGACAATGATGCTCGGCGTCACGGTGGAGACGCTGGAAAATGAAGCCGATCATGTGAACATCGTCTTCAGCACGGGCAAAAGCGCGCGCTACGATCTGGTCGTCGGTGCGGATGGCATCTATTCGCAAACCCGGCAGCAGATCTTTCCCGACGCGCCCCGTCCGCACTATGCCGGTCAGTATTGCTGGCGCCTCATGATGCCGCGCCATCCCGACATCAAGCGCCGCACTTTCTTTCTGGGCGGACAGGGAAAGGTCGGCCTCAACCCGGTTTCGCCGGAGAGCATGTACATGTTCTACGTGGAGGCGCAGCCGGAACCCATCTGGCGCGACGAAACAAAGCAACATCTCCTCCTCGCAGACCTGCTCTCACCCTATGGCGGAGTTCTGAAAGACGTTCGCGAGGGCCTGACGGCCTCCTCGCAGATCGTCTGTCGCCCGCTGGAAACGGTCTTCGTGGGCGAAGACTGGACGAAGGAGCGAACCGTGCTGATCGGCGATGCCGCCCATGCCACCACACCGCAGCTGGCCTCCGGCGCGGGGATGGGCATCGAGGACGGTCTTGTGCTGGGCGAGGAAATCGGCCGGAACGCCGACATCGCCGCGGGCCTTAGCGCCTTCATGGCGCGCCGCTATGATCGCTGCAAACTCGTCGTCGATTCCTCCCTCGAAATCAGCCGCCTCGAACGCGAACAGGCGCCGCCCGCCGCCCAGACCGCGGTGGTCGAAAAGGCGCTCGCAACGCTCAATGAGGAGTTCTGA
- a CDS encoding Uncharacterized conserved protein, whose protein sequence is MHFNKLTLALCLSTVMLCPAMAAENGNSQFSPGAAQFFAGAFPPYPGLYFLSQTNIYSSNRLNDGNGNKIPINFNVTSVAEAMRFLYVTPVELGGGKVFTQLVVPLVSVNLTTPAGKSNSFALADMVGTIGVSWNLDRKNAVVLGMDIAAPTGAYDTRNTASPGMNHWSFQPVVGYHYSDPEGLEAGITSRLVFNTRNNATGYTNGNEWAVDYAIGWNFDKLRVGAVGYYYQQFTNDTGPGAPADGHRGRGFAIGPAVSYAFSQKLQVSASWQHDFIAENRAQGDSVWINFATSF, encoded by the coding sequence ATGCATTTCAACAAACTTACCCTGGCACTTTGCCTGTCAACCGTGATGTTGTGTCCGGCGATGGCAGCCGAGAACGGGAATTCGCAATTCAGTCCCGGTGCCGCACAGTTTTTCGCCGGTGCCTTTCCGCCCTATCCGGGCCTCTACTTCCTCTCGCAGACCAATATCTATTCCTCCAACCGGCTGAACGACGGTAACGGAAACAAGATCCCGATCAATTTCAACGTCACGAGCGTGGCCGAGGCAATGCGGTTCCTGTACGTCACGCCGGTTGAACTTGGCGGTGGCAAAGTCTTCACGCAGCTCGTCGTTCCGCTTGTCAGCGTGAACTTGACGACGCCTGCGGGTAAGTCGAACAGCTTCGCGCTTGCGGACATGGTCGGCACGATCGGCGTGTCCTGGAACCTGGACCGCAAGAATGCCGTCGTTCTGGGTATGGACATAGCTGCACCCACAGGAGCCTATGACACAAGAAACACTGCAAGCCCCGGTATGAACCACTGGTCGTTTCAGCCGGTGGTCGGCTACCATTATTCCGACCCCGAAGGCCTTGAAGCCGGGATCACATCCCGCCTCGTTTTCAATACGCGTAACAATGCCACAGGCTATACCAACGGGAATGAATGGGCCGTCGACTACGCTATAGGCTGGAACTTCGACAAGCTGCGTGTCGGTGCCGTGGGTTACTATTACCAGCAGTTCACCAACGATACCGGTCCTGGAGCGCCGGCTGACGGTCATCGCGGTCGCGGCTTCGCTATCGGCCCGGCGGTCAGCTACGCCTTTAGCCAGAAGCTTCAGGTCAGCGCGTCATGGCAGCATGACTTCATCGCGGAAAACCGGGCCCAGGGAGACTCTGTCTGGATCAATTTCGCGACCAGCTTCTGA
- a CDS encoding transcriptional regulator, TetR family — translation MKKQGLRERNKEEKLRNIKEAAVELFMSKGYDDTTTREIAHKAGVGLGTVFVYADTKRDLLFLIVNDELEACIHKAAAGIREDASVFANLLFVLRMHFEYFLMRPALSRPALREMYFYQSGKQAERFNRTRTDLNNLIRDVIADAMDKKLIYSPETPECVAQAIFAVYQVQLRRWLSADDPSLEEGIEALGRQIRVIMCGLAPRPEALQ, via the coding sequence GTGAAAAAACAGGGACTGCGGGAAAGAAACAAGGAAGAGAAGCTTCGAAACATCAAGGAAGCCGCCGTCGAACTGTTCATGTCGAAGGGCTATGACGATACGACGACCCGCGAGATCGCACACAAGGCGGGCGTCGGCCTCGGCACTGTGTTCGTTTATGCGGACACGAAGCGGGACCTGCTGTTCCTGATCGTCAATGACGAGCTGGAGGCCTGCATTCACAAGGCCGCCGCCGGGATTCGTGAGGATGCTTCGGTCTTCGCCAATCTTCTCTTCGTGCTGCGAATGCATTTCGAGTACTTCCTCATGCGGCCCGCACTCTCCCGCCCTGCCCTGCGCGAGATGTATTTTTACCAGTCCGGCAAACAGGCGGAACGGTTCAACCGGACCCGTACGGATCTCAACAATCTCATCCGCGACGTCATCGCCGACGCGATGGACAAGAAGCTGATCTATTCGCCCGAGACGCCCGAATGCGTCGCGCAGGCGATTTTCGCGGTTTACCAGGTGCAGCTCCGCCGCTGGCTTTCCGCTGATGATCCGTCGCTGGAAGAGGGTATCGAGGCCCTTGGCCGGCAAATTCGCGTCATCATGTGCGGTCTGGCCCCTCGCCCGGAAGCCTTGCAATAG
- a CDS encoding transcriptional regulator, TetR family, with protein MSTKADSPKTAKRTSYHHNSLPEAVIEKAVEYIVERDGPTFSMRELATALGVTHAAVYRHFADKDALLDALARKGFEELASRQKKFQSEAEDTPMEQLYALLFAYLNFASEFPGYYVVMFRARAISETAFFAREIYNTEALGTLLSAIKACQESGDFIEGDVYRMASYTALAPHGLVSHYVQGLFPRILTLASVEAESARWLADLIFQPLLKKPKSPEEMAKLFA; from the coding sequence ATGTCCACGAAGGCCGACAGTCCGAAGACCGCAAAGCGGACCTCCTATCACCACAACAGCTTGCCTGAAGCGGTGATCGAGAAAGCTGTCGAATACATTGTCGAAAGGGACGGGCCAACATTTTCCATGCGGGAATTGGCGACCGCTCTCGGTGTCACCCATGCGGCTGTCTATCGCCACTTTGCGGATAAGGATGCGCTTTTGGACGCATTGGCGCGCAAGGGATTTGAAGAGCTGGCAAGCCGTCAAAAGAAGTTCCAGTCCGAAGCGGAAGACACGCCGATGGAGCAACTTTATGCGCTTCTGTTCGCTTATCTGAATTTCGCGAGCGAGTTTCCGGGCTACTACGTCGTTATGTTCAGGGCGCGCGCGATAAGCGAGACGGCCTTTTTCGCGCGGGAAATCTACAACACGGAAGCTCTGGGAACATTGTTGAGTGCTATCAAGGCATGCCAGGAGAGCGGGGACTTCATTGAAGGGGATGTCTATCGGATGGCATCCTACACGGCGCTGGCGCCGCATGGACTGGTCAGTCACTACGTCCAGGGCTTGTTTCCACGCATACTCACGCTCGCGTCAGTGGAGGCAGAGTCGGCGCGCTGGCTTGCGGACCTGATCTTTCAACCGCTCCTGAAAAAACCCAAGTCACCGGAAGAAATGGCAAAGCTGTTCGCGTAA
- a CDS encoding protocatechuate 4,5-dioxygenase, beta chain yields MAELTGIYTASHTPVMLNFPDRIPAELRNEIFGAYEAMGRDFESGKPDALVVLSNDHLHNFFLNNFPALCIGVGEQYESPIEHWLKAKRRVFAGDQAFGAYLLQEALQAEFDPSFSMEMVLDHGALTPLELAGLDPDLPIVPILFNCVQPPMPTMRRCYNFGKFLGRAIRNYKGVERVAILATGGISHDIATPRMGMVNRDFDSRLLELMEAGDHDAVIQYATDFVHTAGNGAEEIRMWMAAMGAADGLPFQRTYYRAVNDWYTGIGIGRFEQSTGASAGGRHAG; encoded by the coding sequence ATGGCTGAACTGACCGGCATCTACACGGCGAGCCACACGCCCGTCATGCTGAACTTTCCGGACCGCATTCCGGCCGAACTGCGCAACGAGATCTTCGGCGCGTATGAGGCCATGGGACGCGATTTCGAAAGCGGCAAGCCCGACGCGCTGGTGGTTCTTTCGAACGACCACCTTCACAATTTCTTCCTCAACAATTTCCCGGCCCTCTGCATCGGGGTCGGCGAACAGTATGAAAGCCCGATCGAACATTGGCTCAAGGCCAAGCGTCGTGTTTTTGCCGGCGACCAGGCGTTTGGCGCCTATCTCCTGCAGGAGGCCTTGCAGGCGGAGTTCGACCCGTCCTTCTCGATGGAAATGGTGCTTGATCATGGTGCACTGACGCCGCTGGAGCTTGCCGGGCTCGATCCTGATCTGCCGATCGTGCCGATCCTGTTCAATTGCGTGCAGCCGCCCATGCCGACCATGCGCCGCTGCTACAATTTCGGCAAATTCCTCGGCCGCGCCATCCGCAACTACAAGGGCGTGGAACGGGTCGCGATCCTCGCGACCGGCGGCATCAGCCATGACATCGCAACTCCGCGCATGGGCATGGTCAACCGCGACTTCGACTCCAGGCTCCTGGAACTGATGGAAGCCGGTGACCACGATGCGGTCATTCAATACGCGACCGATTTCGTCCACACCGCCGGCAACGGCGCGGAAGAAATCCGCATGTGGATGGCGGCCATGGGTGCTGCCGACGGCCTACCCTTCCAGCGCACCTACTACCGCGCCGTGAACGACTGGTACACGGGCATCGGCATCGGTCGTTTCGAACAGTCCACCGGAGCGAGCGCCGGGGGCCGCCATGCAGGCTGA
- a CDS encoding Cytosine/adenosine deaminase: MNDHSVASQAQESRELLIRGGHVLPIDPAMPDMARGDVHVRDGVIVAVAENIDAPGAEIIDATNMVVMPGFVETHWHMWNGIWRGIVDDAAAYFRAHMLLHHYTADDHYAAVRFAALDAINAGITTCNNWAHGVRHSEDAVAEMQALADSGIRAKFLYPCVVGGHATNVDDLKNARDWAETHGNGLLGVGVLLDETGAHIAEHVAMARDLGLRPITNHGGFLAAPDLIGPEFIFTHGPGIQPQAIELIKAKGVKVAFCPCTDPMIGNGLPPVYAMTCAEVPLDNLSFSVDVTGQTSADPFAALRMLVDSGRMQQVEAGNLTGSLLAIAQGGIEWKFGYKDALRVGTLSGANVLGLADQIGSLTPGKRADIILVRTDEINMMPARNIDPTCLMLQNGKPNNVDTVIIDGHIRKRHGKLVGVDVDAVISSAASTLHEVRVRAAGEAAPNVSR, from the coding sequence ATGAACGATCATAGCGTGGCGTCGCAGGCGCAAGAATCCCGCGAACTGTTGATCCGGGGCGGCCATGTCCTGCCCATTGATCCGGCGATGCCGGATATGGCGAGGGGCGACGTGCATGTCCGCGATGGCGTGATTGTCGCCGTGGCGGAGAACATCGACGCGCCAGGCGCTGAAATCATTGACGCGACGAATATGGTGGTGATGCCGGGCTTCGTCGAGACCCACTGGCACATGTGGAACGGCATCTGGCGCGGCATCGTCGACGACGCGGCGGCCTATTTCCGGGCACATATGCTCCTCCACCATTACACGGCGGATGATCACTACGCCGCCGTGCGCTTCGCAGCCCTCGACGCAATCAATGCCGGCATTACCACCTGCAACAACTGGGCCCATGGCGTGCGCCACAGCGAGGACGCGGTGGCGGAAATGCAGGCCCTGGCCGATAGCGGCATCCGGGCCAAATTCCTGTACCCTTGTGTCGTCGGTGGCCATGCGACAAATGTCGACGACCTGAAGAATGCGCGAGACTGGGCCGAGACGCATGGAAACGGTCTTTTGGGCGTAGGCGTGCTCCTCGATGAAACGGGTGCCCATATAGCTGAACATGTGGCCATGGCCCGCGACCTCGGGCTTCGCCCCATTACCAATCACGGCGGATTCCTTGCCGCGCCGGACCTGATCGGGCCGGAATTCATCTTCACGCATGGCCCCGGCATCCAGCCACAGGCGATCGAACTCATCAAGGCCAAGGGCGTGAAGGTGGCCTTCTGCCCCTGCACCGATCCGATGATCGGCAATGGCCTGCCGCCTGTCTATGCGATGACCTGCGCGGAGGTGCCGCTGGACAATCTCAGCTTCAGCGTGGACGTCACCGGCCAGACCTCCGCCGACCCGTTTGCGGCGCTCAGAATGCTGGTGGATTCCGGCAGAATGCAGCAGGTTGAAGCCGGAAACCTGACGGGCAGCCTGCTGGCGATCGCGCAAGGCGGCATTGAATGGAAATTCGGCTACAAGGATGCGCTTCGGGTTGGCACGCTCAGCGGTGCCAATGTTCTCGGACTTGCCGACCAGATCGGTTCACTGACTCCCGGCAAGCGCGCCGACATCATTCTGGTCCGCACGGACGAGATCAACATGATGCCGGCCCGGAACATAGATCCGACCTGTCTCATGCTCCAGAACGGCAAACCGAACAATGTCGACACGGTGATCATCGACGGTCATATTCGCAAGCGCCACGGCAAACTCGTCGGCGTCGATGTTGATGCCGTGATCAGCAGCGCCGCTTCCACCCTGCACGAGGTGCGCGTTCGTGCTGCCGGCGAGGCCGCTCCCAATGTGAGCCGCTGA
- a CDS encoding Predicted arabinose efflux permease, MFS family, which yields MSTNEKWSGRIALSVAHVAGMIDLLALPVWVGTLIAAYHFDPQQAGSLVTLFLAGAVAASLFLAPRFNRINGRLLATGGFACAAVALAVASLSTAYAIMAVCHLLAGLSAGSALSMTHGTIGRSVNPHRLFAIVGTALGMFAIAFLGAAPKFIAAHGGASMFQIFTVLMIVAALVALVAFPKPSNDGAKQAAGVPEKLGLPVWAGILGVSMMAVNQSMVFGFFQQIGTDRGFGLDAITGVFIVLGFINLLPPPLAAFLESRVRAEKVVLIGPMVQATLALIIIFSSTFAPYAAAGAVYVGVMIFTHTYAFGLLSKLDKSGRAVAATPAMLMTGAAIGPLLAGTLIKYFGYHAIGYAICFFAVAAIALFSQARRNEVALEPALK from the coding sequence ATGTCAACGAATGAAAAATGGTCAGGCCGAATTGCCTTGTCGGTCGCACATGTGGCGGGAATGATCGACCTGCTGGCCCTGCCCGTGTGGGTCGGCACTCTGATCGCGGCCTATCATTTCGATCCGCAGCAGGCAGGGAGCCTTGTCACTCTCTTCCTCGCCGGAGCGGTCGCGGCCAGCCTGTTCCTGGCGCCGCGCTTCAACCGGATCAACGGGCGCCTGCTGGCGACGGGAGGCTTCGCCTGCGCTGCGGTTGCGCTCGCCGTTGCCTCCCTTTCGACCGCCTATGCGATCATGGCCGTCTGTCACCTGCTCGCCGGCCTCAGCGCCGGGTCGGCGCTTTCGATGACGCATGGGACGATCGGACGAAGCGTCAACCCGCACCGGCTCTTTGCCATCGTCGGCACGGCGCTCGGCATGTTCGCCATCGCCTTTCTCGGTGCTGCGCCCAAGTTCATCGCCGCCCATGGTGGCGCATCCATGTTCCAGATCTTCACCGTGCTGATGATCGTCGCGGCCCTGGTGGCCCTTGTCGCGTTTCCGAAGCCGTCAAACGATGGCGCAAAACAGGCCGCCGGCGTGCCGGAGAAACTGGGGCTGCCGGTCTGGGCCGGCATCCTCGGGGTCAGCATGATGGCCGTCAATCAGTCCATGGTGTTCGGCTTCTTCCAGCAGATCGGCACCGACCGCGGCTTCGGGCTTGATGCCATCACCGGCGTCTTCATCGTGCTCGGCTTCATCAACCTGCTTCCGCCGCCGTTGGCGGCCTTTCTGGAAAGCCGCGTCAGGGCGGAAAAGGTTGTCCTGATCGGCCCCATGGTTCAGGCCACGTTGGCGCTCATCATCATCTTCAGCTCCACCTTCGCGCCTTACGCAGCCGCCGGTGCGGTCTATGTCGGCGTGATGATCTTCACGCATACCTATGCGTTCGGTCTCCTGTCGAAGCTCGACAAGTCGGGCCGGGCTGTTGCAGCAACTCCCGCCATGCTCATGACGGGTGCGGCCATCGGTCCGCTCCTGGCCGGCACGCTAATCAAGTATTTCGGCTATCACGCCATCGGCTATGCGATCTGCTTCTTCGCGGTCGCCGCGATAGCACTCTTTTCTCAGGCGCGCCGGAACGAGGTTGCGCTGGAGCCTGCGTTGAAGTGA
- a CDS encoding protocatechuate 4,5-dioxygenase, alpha chain codes for MSNWRHMMPTTEAYLLDKVLYELHHKPDDLAAYNQDKAAYLARYKLTAEMAHKIASNDVAALYEAGVNPYLLRAHCIGVRIPEDVSLAALRSLMKEGDDKWLN; via the coding sequence ATGAGTAACTGGCGGCACATGATGCCAACGACAGAGGCCTATCTTCTCGACAAGGTCCTCTACGAACTCCACCACAAGCCCGATGACCTCGCGGCCTACAACCAGGACAAGGCCGCCTATCTCGCCCGCTACAAGCTGACGGCGGAGATGGCGCACAAGATTGCCAGCAACGACGTCGCAGCGCTCTACGAAGCCGGCGTCAACCCCTATCTGCTGCGCGCCCATTGCATCGGCGTGCGCATCCCCGAGGACGTGTCGCTTGCCGCACTCCGCAGCCTCATGAAAGAAGGAGACGACAAATGGCTGAACTGA
- a CDS encoding Acyl-CoA reductase: MDYKATIGGKPVQAQAHFSVINPATGAEARRAPDLGLADLDAAVAAANEAFVSWSAQSDEALQAACAAVTAKIEEHQAELAEIITLEQGKPLNGLGSRWEMGGAHAWAGYTTGLSIPVKVLQDNEQGRVELHRKPLGVVGSITPWNFPVMIAIWHIMPALRTGNTVVIKPSPFTPLSTLRLVEIMNEVLPAGVVNVVTGSDKGVNLGAAMSEHPGIRKIVFTGSCATGEKIMRSAANTMKRLTLEMGGNDAGIVLPDADPKAIAEGLFWGAFINNGQTCAALKRLYVHDSIHDAVCDELVAYARNIPVGNGMEETSILGPIQNRAQFDKVSRLVADAKRNGKVLLGGEPGEGLFFPPTIIAGLKNGDPLVDEEQFGPALPIIRYSDVEEAIRFANDSPNGLGGSVWSSDIEAAKKVASRITTGSVWINKHGAIQPNAPFGGVKSSGLGVEFAEEGLVEYTDIQVIFS; encoded by the coding sequence ATGGATTACAAAGCAACGATCGGCGGAAAGCCGGTGCAGGCGCAGGCGCATTTTTCAGTCATCAACCCGGCCACGGGTGCGGAAGCCAGGCGCGCGCCCGATCTCGGCCTTGCCGATCTGGACGCTGCCGTTGCGGCGGCCAACGAGGCGTTCGTTTCATGGTCGGCCCAGAGTGACGAGGCGCTTCAGGCAGCCTGCGCGGCGGTGACGGCCAAGATTGAAGAACATCAGGCAGAACTCGCGGAAATCATCACGCTCGAGCAGGGCAAGCCGCTTAACGGGCTGGGCTCGCGTTGGGAAATGGGCGGCGCGCACGCCTGGGCCGGCTACACGACCGGTCTGTCGATCCCCGTGAAGGTGCTGCAGGACAATGAACAGGGCCGCGTTGAACTCCACCGCAAGCCGCTCGGTGTCGTCGGCTCCATCACGCCGTGGAACTTCCCGGTGATGATCGCCATCTGGCACATCATGCCGGCGCTGCGAACAGGCAACACGGTGGTCATCAAGCCGTCGCCCTTCACGCCGCTCTCGACGCTCAGACTGGTCGAGATCATGAACGAAGTTCTGCCGGCAGGTGTGGTCAATGTCGTCACGGGCAGCGACAAGGGCGTCAATCTCGGCGCGGCCATGTCCGAGCATCCCGGCATCCGCAAGATCGTCTTCACCGGGTCCTGCGCCACCGGCGAAAAGATCATGCGCTCCGCGGCAAACACGATGAAGCGCCTGACCCTGGAAATGGGCGGCAACGACGCAGGCATCGTGCTGCCGGATGCCGATCCGAAGGCCATCGCGGAAGGCCTCTTCTGGGGTGCCTTCATCAATAACGGCCAGACCTGCGCCGCGCTGAAGCGTCTTTATGTACATGATTCCATCCATGATGCCGTCTGCGACGAGCTTGTCGCCTATGCAAGGAACATCCCGGTCGGCAATGGCATGGAGGAAACGAGCATCCTCGGCCCCATTCAGAACCGCGCGCAGTTCGACAAGGTTTCGCGGCTCGTCGCCGATGCCAAGCGTAACGGCAAGGTGCTGCTGGGTGGCGAGCCGGGCGAAGGGCTGTTCTTCCCGCCGACGATTATTGCCGGCCTGAAGAACGGCGATCCGCTGGTCGACGAAGAGCAGTTCGGCCCGGCGCTGCCGATCATCCGCTATTCGGATGTGGAAGAAGCCATTCGCTTCGCCAATGATAGCCCGAACGGTCTCGGCGGCTCGGTCTGGTCGTCGGATATCGAGGCGGCAAAGAAGGTGGCGAGCCGCATCACGACCGGGTCCGTCTGGATCAACAAGCACGGCGCGATTCAGCCCAATGCACCCTTTGGTGGCGTGAAGTCCTCAGGTCTCGGCGTGGAATTTGCCGAGGAAGGTCTGGTTGAATACACTGATATTCAGGTGATCTTCAGCTGA
- a CDS encoding 3-oxoadipate enol-lactonase: MFLTINSCNLHVAVHGDQSRPALILLHSLGACADLWQEQVKALSRDYFVVCPEFRGHGISELSAVPLTVEILAQDVVGVASALALNPFHLAGVSIGGMVAQSVAGTHPDRVKTLTVFDSSIVSLNPRMWQERAAKIRADGLISIAEGVYARWITPGERDTARGRGLATMLARASSEGYAAGCDALAIADCRATAPNLTMPTTIAVGEFDEATPPAAAKVLAETIGTELTVIEGAAHIPMLEQAETVTRILERTMARAQ, translated from the coding sequence ATGTTCCTGACCATCAACAGCTGCAATCTTCACGTCGCCGTCCATGGCGACCAATCGAGGCCTGCCCTCATCCTTCTCCACTCGCTCGGCGCCTGCGCCGATCTGTGGCAGGAACAGGTCAAGGCGCTGTCCCGCGACTATTTCGTCGTCTGCCCAGAGTTCCGGGGCCATGGTATCAGCGAACTCTCAGCCGTGCCGCTGACCGTCGAGATCCTTGCGCAGGATGTCGTCGGGGTAGCGTCCGCACTGGCTCTCAACCCCTTCCATCTGGCCGGCGTCTCCATCGGCGGCATGGTCGCGCAGTCCGTGGCGGGCACCCATCCCGACCGGGTGAAGACACTGACCGTCTTCGATTCCAGCATCGTCTCGCTCAATCCGCGCATGTGGCAGGAGCGCGCCGCAAAGATCCGGGCCGATGGTCTCATATCCATTGCGGAGGGCGTCTACGCCCGCTGGATCACGCCAGGCGAGCGCGATACCGCGCGCGGCCGCGGCCTTGCCACCATGCTCGCGCGCGCCTCTTCGGAGGGCTATGCCGCCGGCTGCGACGCACTGGCGATCGCCGACTGCCGGGCAACCGCACCCAACCTCACCATGCCGACAACCATCGCCGTCGGCGAATTCGATGAAGCAACGCCCCCGGCTGCCGCAAAGGTGCTGGCAGAGACGATCGGGACGGAGCTGACGGTCATCGAGGGTGCCGCCCATATCCCCATGCTGGAACAGGCAGAGACCGTGACGCGCATTCTCGAGCGCACGATGGCGCGCGCGCAATAG
- a CDS encoding Uncharacterized conserved protein, DUF849 family, with translation MNAQKDMLTEAISGSAATTPIAITVAPNGGRKTKADHPALPMTAAELADCAEACLSASASMIHLHVRDDQGRHVLDAGLYRAAIDAIRSRVGDRMVIQITTEALGVYTPEEQVALVRAVRPEAVSLALRELAPTPEYERALENLLIWMRKERVLPQIILYDREDQERLADLLARGVIPADDIDVLYVLGRYTASQQSEPADLLPFLVPGGHRFSSWSTCAFGMQEAACVTASALLGGHIRIGFENNMHLPDGTVAGSNAELIEPVAESLQALGLKLATADTLRERLTAIW, from the coding sequence ATGAACGCTCAGAAAGACATGTTGACGGAGGCCATCTCCGGCTCCGCAGCAACCACACCCATCGCGATCACCGTCGCGCCGAATGGCGGCCGCAAGACCAAGGCTGATCACCCTGCCCTGCCGATGACCGCAGCCGAGCTGGCCGATTGCGCCGAGGCCTGCCTTTCGGCATCGGCCAGCATGATCCATCTGCATGTCCGCGACGATCAGGGCCGGCATGTTCTTGACGCCGGTCTCTACCGGGCCGCCATTGATGCCATCCGTTCGCGGGTCGGCGACCGCATGGTGATCCAGATCACGACCGAGGCTCTGGGCGTCTACACCCCGGAGGAACAGGTCGCGCTGGTCCGCGCCGTCCGGCCCGAAGCGGTGTCGCTGGCACTGCGCGAACTGGCGCCAACGCCAGAGTATGAGCGGGCGCTTGAAAACCTGCTGATTTGGATGCGCAAGGAGCGGGTCCTCCCGCAGATCATCCTCTACGATCGCGAAGACCAGGAGAGGCTGGCGGACCTTCTCGCGCGTGGCGTGATCCCCGCCGACGATATCGACGTGCTCTATGTTCTTGGCCGCTACACGGCCTCCCAGCAGTCGGAACCGGCGGATCTCCTGCCATTCCTCGTGCCCGGCGGCCATCGCTTTTCGAGCTGGAGCACCTGCGCCTTTGGCATGCAGGAAGCGGCTTGCGTCACGGCCTCAGCTCTTCTCGGCGGTCATATCCGCATCGGTTTTGAAAACAACATGCACCTGCCGGACGGGACGGTCGCCGGCTCCAATGCCGAACTCATCGAGCCGGTCGCCGAGAGCCTGCAGGCACTGGGCCTCAAACTCGCAACCGCCGACACCCTTCGGGAAAGACTGACGGCCATCTGGTGA